One window from the genome of Nicotiana tomentosiformis chromosome 5, ASM39032v3, whole genome shotgun sequence encodes:
- the LOC138892283 gene encoding uncharacterized protein, translated as MESDSICYVHKCHQCQIHGDFIRVPPNKLNVMGSPWSFAAWGMDMIGPIEPDASNGHHFILVAIDYFTKWVEASTYKVVTKKVSWSQTANAKKAYCKLQTEQISQRGTPSKQESKLQRYEG; from the exons ACCAGTGCCAGATCCACGgggatttcatccgggttccGCCTAATAAGTTGAATGTGATGGGTTCTCCTTGGTCGTTCGCTGCTTGGGGCATGGACAtgattggacctatagagccTGATGCATCAAATGGGCACCACTTCATCTTGGTAGCCATtgattacttcacaaaatgggtcgaagcgtCTACCTACAAGGTCGTCACAAAGAAG GTATCTTGGAGTCAGACCGCTAATGCGAAAAAGGCATACTGTAAATTGCAAACT GAACAAATATCGCAACGTGGAACTCCTTCTAAGCAGGAGAGCAAACTACAACGCTATGAGGGATAA